The proteins below come from a single Carnobacterium divergens DSM 20623 genomic window:
- the recN gene encoding DNA repair protein RecN — MLQELAIKNFAIIHDLSLSFENGMTVLTGETGAGKSIIIDAVGLLAGGRGSSEFIRHGESKCVLEGLFSLNKEATTFDLLKEYDIDFEDHTILIQRDIHRNGKNVCRVNGRLVNIATLRLIGETMIDIHGQNEHQELMNPERHLGMLDQFGNETLSRLKADYHQTYLAYQTAKTTYEKWQNSEQELAQRMDMLAYQTNDIELAELVVGEDDLLEEEKNLLVNYQRIVGALSVSYDALQGEEGSGIDLIGSAMTEMSGIEEIDGKYKQISESISNSYFQLQEAASDILKEMDQLAYDENRLNEIEKRLELIHQMKRKYGDSLAEIMNYYEKITIELSQIKNREDHIYTLTTELKELSEQLTKKGQVLSKKRQEVAKDLEISIHEQLKELYMEKVIFEVRFLSKETNGKSFSENGIDQVEFYIATNPGEPLKPLAKVASGGELSRMMLAMKTIFSKNLGITSIIFDEVDTGVSGRVAQAIANKIYLVAVHSQVLCITHLPQVAAMADHHLFISKTVVGERTETHVDLLKKSAKVQEIARMLAGTEITKLTLEHAKELLELAKTEKHKYI, encoded by the coding sequence ATGTTACAAGAACTAGCCATTAAAAATTTCGCGATTATTCACGATTTGTCATTAAGCTTTGAAAATGGAATGACCGTTTTAACGGGTGAGACGGGTGCAGGTAAATCAATTATCATTGATGCAGTAGGTTTATTAGCAGGTGGAAGAGGCTCAAGCGAGTTTATCCGTCACGGTGAGTCCAAATGCGTCCTAGAAGGTTTATTCTCATTAAATAAAGAAGCCACTACTTTTGATTTATTAAAAGAATATGATATTGATTTTGAAGATCATACCATTTTGATTCAACGAGATATTCACCGAAATGGGAAAAATGTCTGTCGAGTTAATGGACGCTTAGTCAATATTGCTACATTACGTTTGATTGGTGAAACGATGATTGACATACATGGTCAAAATGAGCACCAAGAATTAATGAATCCAGAACGTCACTTAGGAATGCTAGATCAATTTGGTAATGAGACATTAAGTCGCTTAAAAGCAGATTATCATCAAACTTATCTAGCCTACCAAACCGCTAAAACAACTTATGAGAAGTGGCAAAATAGCGAACAAGAATTAGCTCAACGAATGGATATGCTAGCTTATCAAACCAACGACATTGAATTAGCTGAACTAGTTGTTGGAGAAGATGATTTACTAGAAGAAGAAAAAAACTTATTAGTTAATTATCAACGAATTGTTGGTGCCCTTTCAGTTAGCTATGATGCTCTGCAAGGAGAGGAAGGTAGTGGCATCGATTTAATTGGCAGTGCGATGACTGAAATGAGTGGAATTGAAGAAATCGATGGCAAGTACAAACAAATTTCTGAAAGTATTTCCAATAGTTATTTTCAACTACAAGAAGCAGCTAGTGATATTTTAAAAGAAATGGATCAGCTAGCCTATGATGAAAATCGTTTAAATGAAATCGAGAAGAGACTTGAACTGATTCATCAGATGAAACGAAAATATGGCGATTCTTTAGCTGAAATCATGAATTATTATGAAAAAATAACCATTGAATTAAGCCAAATTAAAAATCGAGAAGATCATATTTATACGTTAACAACTGAACTCAAAGAATTATCAGAACAATTGACCAAAAAAGGGCAAGTATTGTCCAAAAAACGACAAGAAGTTGCTAAAGATCTAGAAATCAGTATTCATGAGCAATTAAAAGAGCTTTATATGGAAAAAGTTATTTTTGAAGTTCGCTTCCTTTCAAAAGAAACAAATGGAAAAAGCTTCAGTGAAAACGGAATTGATCAGGTTGAGTTTTATATTGCAACCAATCCGGGAGAACCTTTAAAACCATTAGCAAAAGTAGCTTCAGGTGGAGAGCTTTCTCGAATGATGTTAGCAATGAAGACGATTTTCTCAAAAAACTTAGGGATTACTAGTATCATCTTTGATGAAGTTGATACTGGAGTAAGTGGTCGAGTAGCACAAGCAATTGCGAATAAAATTTATTTAGTAGCTGTTCATTCACAAGTTTTATGTATTACTCATTTGCCACAAGTTGCAGCAATGGCGGATCATCATCTTTTTATTTCCAAAACTGTTGTAGGAGAACGAACAGAGACCCATGTTGACTTGCTAAAAAAATCAGCTAAAGTACAAGAAATCGCTCGAATGCTAGCAGGAACTGAGATTACTAAATTGACTTTAGAACATGCAAAAGAATTACTAGAACTAGCCAAAACTGAAAAACACAAATACATTTAA
- a CDS encoding TlyA family RNA methyltransferase, with amino-acid sequence MKKERVDILLVEQGLFETREKAKRAIMAGQIYNEKEERLDKPGEKISQDSVLKIKGETLRYVSRGGLKLEKALEVFDVDVTDKVMLDIGSSTGGFTDAALQNGATMSYALDVGYNQLAWKLRQDERVEVMERVNFRHSKLEDFTKGQPEFATIDVSFISLRLILPVLKDILKPGGDVLALIKPQFEAGREGVGKKGIVRDPAVHKQVLDDMIQFVVGIGYDVMALDYSPITGGEGNIEFLMHLKWNDKVTGTVNYSVNADSTLASAYERLKK; translated from the coding sequence ATGAAGAAAGAACGAGTGGATATTTTATTAGTTGAACAAGGACTATTTGAAACAAGAGAGAAAGCGAAACGAGCAATTATGGCGGGTCAAATCTATAATGAAAAAGAAGAACGCTTAGACAAACCAGGTGAAAAAATCTCACAAGATTCCGTACTTAAAATCAAAGGAGAAACATTGCGTTATGTAAGTCGTGGTGGCTTGAAACTTGAAAAAGCCTTAGAAGTATTTGACGTGGATGTAACGGATAAGGTTATGTTGGATATTGGCTCTTCAACGGGTGGATTTACCGATGCAGCTTTACAAAATGGGGCAACAATGAGCTATGCGTTAGATGTAGGCTACAATCAATTGGCTTGGAAGTTAAGACAAGATGAACGTGTAGAAGTAATGGAACGCGTTAATTTCAGACACAGTAAATTAGAAGATTTTACCAAAGGACAACCGGAATTTGCGACAATCGATGTTTCTTTTATTTCTCTGCGTTTGATTTTACCAGTATTAAAAGATATTTTAAAACCTGGTGGCGATGTATTAGCTTTAATTAAACCACAATTTGAAGCAGGTCGTGAAGGTGTTGGCAAAAAAGGAATCGTTCGTGACCCAGCTGTTCATAAACAAGTATTAGACGATATGATTCAATTTGTAGTTGGTATCGGATATGATGTAATGGCTCTTGATTATTCACCAATCACTGGTGGCGAAGGCAATATTGAATTTTTAATGCATTTAAAATGGAATGACAAAGTTACTGGAACTGTAAATTATAGTGTTAATGCGGATTCTACTTTAGCCAGTGCTTATGAGCGTTTGAAAAAATAA
- a CDS encoding exodeoxyribonuclease VII small subunit: MTVKKQIKFEEAMQQLEEIVTNLEQGDVPLEEALEQFQKGVGLSKICKETLQNAEKTLTKMVDENGEEALFETDSE; this comes from the coding sequence ATGACTGTAAAAAAACAAATCAAATTTGAAGAAGCAATGCAACAACTAGAAGAAATCGTAACAAACTTAGAGCAAGGCGATGTTCCTTTAGAAGAAGCTTTAGAACAATTTCAAAAAGGTGTAGGTCTTAGCAAAATTTGTAAAGAAACGTTACAAAATGCTGAAAAAACGCTAACAAAAATGGTAGATGAAAACGGTGAAGAAGCACTATTTGAGACAGATTCAGAATAA
- the ahrC gene encoding transcriptional regulator AhrC/ArgR encodes MKKKERHRLLQELIQDNVIEKQEDFVRILEERGIVVTQATISRDIKELHLVKVPSQTGGYRYSMPPDAQYDTSKKLERLVKDAFVSIDMQDYFLVLKTIPGNAYALGSLIDSSSFEGVFGTICGDDTVLIICKSAEAATRIKDHFLHLL; translated from the coding sequence ATGAAGAAAAAAGAAAGACATCGGTTATTACAAGAGTTGATTCAGGATAATGTAATTGAAAAACAAGAGGATTTTGTGCGTATATTAGAAGAAAGAGGAATCGTGGTCACACAGGCAACTATTTCACGAGACATCAAAGAACTTCATCTAGTAAAAGTTCCCTCACAAACTGGCGGTTATCGCTACAGTATGCCACCAGATGCACAATACGATACATCAAAAAAATTGGAACGACTGGTCAAAGATGCTTTTGTTTCGATTGACATGCAAGATTACTTTCTCGTTTTAAAAACGATTCCAGGAAATGCTTATGCATTAGGATCATTAATCGATTCTTCTAGCTTTGAAGGGGTATTTGGAACGATTTGTGGCGATGATACTGTCTTGATTATTTGTAAATCAGCAGAAGCTGCGACAAGAATTAAAGATCATTTTTTACATTTATTATAA
- a CDS encoding polyprenyl synthetase family protein, with the protein MNLIDFQTQQMPLFEDFLINTLKEEILPNSTLYHAMNYSVSAGGKRIRPLLLLAVLKSFGKNPKAGFEVAAALEYIHTYSLIHDDLPAMDNDALRRGKPTNHIVYGEDMAILAGDGLLTYAFEVIAISPLSNDKKVKLISALAKSAGPTGMVAGQVADMEAEKKQVPLKELKEIHARKTGELLRFAAIAGGIIAEVSSLALNALEQYALHLGLAFQIRDDVMDVIGDVTELGKETGMDAIHEKSTYPNLLTLTGAIEALNEELGQAKKALNYEKNNEVFDASLLNEIADMLLIEER; encoded by the coding sequence ATGAACTTAATTGATTTTCAAACGCAACAAATGCCCTTGTTTGAAGACTTTTTAATCAACACATTAAAAGAAGAGATTTTACCAAATTCAACATTATATCATGCAATGAACTATTCTGTGTCAGCAGGTGGCAAACGAATCCGCCCGTTACTTTTATTAGCGGTACTAAAGTCATTCGGAAAAAATCCAAAAGCAGGATTTGAAGTTGCAGCGGCTCTAGAATACATTCATACGTATTCATTGATTCATGATGATTTACCAGCAATGGATAACGACGCTCTAAGACGAGGCAAGCCAACCAATCACATTGTCTATGGTGAAGATATGGCGATTTTAGCAGGTGATGGTCTATTGACCTATGCTTTTGAAGTGATTGCAATAAGTCCTTTATCAAATGATAAAAAAGTAAAGCTTATCTCAGCATTGGCTAAGTCAGCAGGACCAACAGGGATGGTTGCCGGTCAAGTGGCGGATATGGAAGCTGAAAAAAAACAAGTTCCCTTAAAGGAATTAAAAGAAATTCATGCTAGAAAAACAGGGGAATTATTACGTTTTGCAGCTATAGCAGGCGGGATTATTGCAGAAGTTTCATCATTAGCTTTAAATGCGCTTGAACAATACGCTCTTCATTTGGGACTGGCTTTTCAAATTCGAGATGATGTGATGGACGTTATTGGAGATGTGACGGAGTTAGGGAAAGAAACTGGCATGGATGCAATCCATGAAAAAAGTACTTATCCTAATTTATTGACATTAACTGGCGCTATTGAAGCGTTAAATGAAGAATTAGGACAAGCGAAAAAAGCTCTTAATTACGAAAAAAATAATGAAGTATTTGACGCAAGTCTTTTAAATGAGATTGCCGATATGCTTTTGATAGAAGAAAGATAG